The window GGAGTGATGAGTGTTTTATCACTGTTTTTTGTATGGAAAATGGTTCCGGAAACTAAAGGGAAATCTTTGGAGGAAATTGAAAAACTTTGGAAAAGTTAATTATTTTTTAGATCAATAGTTAGCCATGGGGACATCGGTTTTCGGTGTCCTTTGGTTAAACCAACCGATCTTTTTTATCATTAAATCAAATTTTTGTTGTTAATAAGCTTGATTCCAGCGAATTCGGTTTTTATTTTAGATAAAAACTCAACCCTATCTCAATAAAAATTAGCCAATTCAATATTTTTTAGGCTTAATCTGATTTTAATCACTCTTAATCTTGTATAAAATCTCAATATTTCCTTTTTGATAGACATAATTTGATTAAATTTACGACTATAATGTATGTTATCCCAGACATACCCAAAACTTCAGAAAAAGCATGTATGAATAAGAAAAATGCCACAATATATGACATCTCGAAAAAGCTTAACGTAAGTGTGGCAACTGTTTCCAGAGCATTGAACGACCATCCGAGAATAAGCCAGGCAACGAAAGATTTGGTAAAGAAAACGGCCAAAGAAATGAACTACAAACAAAATAACCTTGCCAAAGCTCTGAAAAGCGGGGAAACAAAAAACGTAGGAATTATTGTGCCTTATATTAATACCAATTTCTTTTCATCCGTAATCCGTGGAATTGAAGAAGAGCTTTCTCCACATGGTTATCATGTAATTATCTGCCAGAGCCATGAAGATGTAAATATTGAAAAAAGACACTTAAATACTTTGCTTAATGCTCAGGTTGATGGGATTTTCATGTCTGTTTCCAAAACGACTATTGATACCGAACATATTCAGAATATTCTGAGTTCCACCAATACTCCTATTATATTTTTTGACCGTAAAAAGGATATTTCAGGAATAAGTACAGTAACTATTGATGATTATCGCGGTGGTTATATGGCGACTGAACATCTGATTAATGAAGGGTACCGAAATATTTGCCATTTCTCCGGAGACTTAAATCTGGAAATTTATGAGAACCGTCTGAAAGGTTACAAACAGGCTTTAATGGACCATAATTTAAGCATAAAAGAAGAAAATATTATCACAACAGGAAGTTCAATCGATGAAGGAATTGATGCGGTTAAAAAACTTTGGGATAAAAAATCTGTTCCGGATGCCATCTTTTCATCCAGTGATTTTGCTGCGTTAGGTGCTTGCCAGGAACTGAAAAAACGTAAAATCAAAATCCCACAGGAAGTTGCTGTTATTGGCTTTTCTAATGAACCTTTTACACAATTTATGGAGCTTCCGATAAGTTCTGTAGATCAGACTCCCCTGACGATGGGGAAAATGGCAGGACAGGTTTTTATTGAAAGCGTGAAAGAGAATAATTCCGGGGTTTCTATTGAGAAAAAAGTGGTTTTGGCACCACAGCTTTATATCAGGAAGTCTTCAAAAAGGAAGTGATTTTCTTTTGTCTTGAAATCAACGATTCGACATAGTCAAACAAAAGAAACAAAAATTCAAGACCTGGAAACTGCCGCTAAAAATTAAAACTTAATCCTAAAGTTCCCAAACTTGCGCGAATTTGCTATCTGTTCTTCGGTTCAAAAATTGTCTCGTGCATCGAACAGTGGGAATTTTTTAACGGATTAATTTTTAATTTTTCTTAACGCTCTATTTTCCTATGTCGTTAATGTCTCAGTTTGCCATTCTAAAGTAATCTCAGCATTCTTAAGTTTTGGGCAAAGCCAATCGGATTGTATATTCTTAAGCGGACAAAAGTCCGCTCCTAATGATTAAAAACATTATGTTTGTTCGTGAAAATATTTGTTTCATTTGTGTTTAAACTTAATTTACTCCAAAAGAAAATGCTTCCCACATCCTGTTGAAAGCATTTTCAAATCTAATAATTTATATATAAAAACAAGAACTATAAACTTACGCCCCGTCTCCAAGGGATAAAATCGTTCTGATTGAGAATTGCCGCTTTGGTTTTTACCTGTCCGCTGGCAACTTCTATGATAAATTCTAACAATTCTTCTGCTTTTTCGTCTATTGACTTTTCCCCTGTAATCACGTCTCCTGTATTGAAATCGATGATATCCGGCATTCTTTCTGATAACGATGTATTTGATGAAATTTTCACTACGGGAACCACAGGATTTCCTGTAGGAGTCCCCAGACCTGTTGTGAATAAAACAACATTGGAACCTGAGCCCACTAAAGCTGTAGTACATTCCACGTCATTTCCAGGTGTACACAATAAATTTAAGCCCGGTTCTTTGATGTATTCTGTAAAATCGAGTACATCATTTATTGGCGATGAACCTCCTTTTTTAGCTGCTCCTGCAGATTTCATGGCATCTGTTATTAGGCCATCTTTAATATTCCCCGGTGACGGATTCATATCAAAGCCAGATCCTGCAGCAACAACTGAATTTTCAAAATCTTTCATCAATTGTAAAAATCTTTCTGCATCTTCTTCCTTTACGCAACGGTTGACAAGCTCCTGCTCCACTCCACATAACTCCGGGAATTCTGAAAGAATAGTTGAACCTCCGATTCCAGCCATTAAATCTGACAGTTGTCCTAAAACCGGGTTTGCAGAAATACCTGAGAAACCGTCTGAACCACCGCATTCCAACCCTAAAACAAGTTTAGAAAGGGATGCTGGTTTTCTTTCTATTTCATTAGCGTGTTTGATGGCTTCATAAGAATCTTTAATAATTCCGCTTAACATTTCATCTACCGTTCCGGACTTTTGCTGTTCGTAAACGATGATTGGCTTTTTATTATCCGGACTGATTTTTTCCAAGGCATCTTTAAAGATCTGAACCTGTAAATTCTGACAACCCAAGCTTAAAACGGTTGCTCCGGCTACATTCGGATTGTTAACATATCCTGCCAGCAATCTTCCCAATGCCTCGGCATCCTGACGAATTCCGCCACAACCTCCCTGGTGTGTAATGAATTTAACTACAATATTTTTAAATATTCTTGAATCCTGCTCTTCTTCAACAGCAGCTTCCGTTTCAGAATTATTGATTAATGATCTTAACAATAACTGATGTTTTGTCACTTTTTCAAACAACAGTTCTTTTTCAAAAACATCCTTTAAAATCTCAACATTTCTGTTTTCACAAAAAACCAGCGGAAAAAATAACCAGACATTTTCTGTTCCCACCTGTCCGTCGTCGCGGTGATAGCCCATAAATGTTTTATCTTTCCATTTATCAACATTGGGAGCGGTCCAGGTAGTGGTTTCTGTTTTACCTCCTACTTTTGCGCTTTGATGTTTTACGTTTTCAGTGGTAATCACCTCTCCTTTCCGGATCGGCTGGCTGGCTTTTCCCACCAAAACTCCGTACATGATAATAGAATCACCTACGGTAATATCTTCGGTCACGAATTTATGTTTCGCCTTCGTGTCTTTTATAATTTCATAAGTAAGTTCACCCAAAGTAACCGTTTCTCCCCGCGCCAGATCTACCAGTGCCACCGCTACATTATCCTTGGGATTTACTTTTAATACTTTCTTTTGCATTTTTCCTAAGAATAAAATTGTATAAAGTTGTGATACGCAATTTCTACATCGTTGTGGTCTATTTCCCACAAAGCTTTTGCTACTGCATCTTTCAGTCCGCCAACCTGAGTAAGGTCTATATCCCAGAAAGTGGTTTCGCTTAATGATAATTCTGCAACTTTCCCATAATCTCCGTTTGTCCAGATTTCTTTGAATTGAGCAACAATGGATTCTTCATCATTAATTGGCAAAGATTTTTCACCAAAATTTCCCTGATAGAATCTGATTAAGCTTGCCAAAGAGAATACCAGATTTAGTGGTAATTTTTGATTAATTTCAACGTAACCCAGCAAACTCGGAAGGATTCTTACTTTAAATTTAGAAACAAAATACAGTGCAATGCTCGCCTGATAATGCTTAATAAAAGGATTTCTGAATCTGTCAAAAACTTCTTCTGCAAAATCTTTCAGTTCCGTTTCATCAAGACCTAACGTCGGATTTACTTCATTAAAAATGGTTTCCCTTAAAAACTTCCCGATAAATGCATCGTCAATAGATTCTTTTACCGTTTCCTTTCCTGATAAAATTGCCGGAGCCAACATTAAGGTATGACCGCCATTAAGGATTCTCACTTTTCTCAAACGGTACGGCTGAATATCATCAACCACCAAAATCTGTTCATTAATTTTATCGAAAGGAATTCTCTCTTTTACATTTCCGGCATCCTGAATTACCCAAAGTAAGAATGTTTCAGAAACAACCATCATCTGATCTTCATAATCCAACTGATCTTCGTATGATTCTGCGTCATCTTTCGGATACCCCGGAACAATCCTGTCGACCAATGTATTATGGAAGTAATTACTTTGATTAATCCATTGTGCAAAATCAGGATCTAAATTCCAAAGTCGGGCATACTTCAGGATCATATCTCTCAATACAAACGCATTGTCTTCAATCAATTCGCAAGGAATAATTCTCACGCCTTTACCTGCAGCTCCGTTGAAATGTTTGAATCTCTCGTGTAATAAAACCGTTAGTTTTGCAGGAAAATTCTTGTGCGGACCAATGTAATTATTTTCTGATTCGTCATAAGAAATTCCTGTTTCTGTTGTGTTTGAGAAGATAAATTCTAATTCCTCTTCTTTCGCCAACGCTAAGAATTCATCATAATTTGTATAAGGATTAATCGACTTCTGAATCGCAGAAATTACCTGTTTTGTATCAATAATTTCCCCTTTTTTAATTCCCCTTGAGAAAAGCGTGTATAGATTACCCTGTTCTTCCAATTTATGAACTGAGCCGCCCGCTGTTGGCTGAACGTTTACAATTCCGGCATTGAATCCCGCTTCTTTATTTAATTTATCAATGACATAATCTGTGAATCCTCTCATAAAATTTCCGCCTCCAAACTGTATTATTTTAATAGGAAGTTTTTCCTGAGAATTGTTTAATTCACGATTTAATTTTTGTTTTGTCTGATTTTCCATCTTTCTAATTTGAATTAAATGATATTTTTAATTCTATAAAATTTTTAATGCAAAGTCCGCAAGTTTTTTTTGCTAACATGCTGTATACTTTTTAAGCTTCAAAGGCGTTTCACTCAGCGAAGAACGCTAATTTTAACCAAGATTTTTTTTCTACTGACTTATCACTTTATATTTTGGAACCAATATTTTCATTACTGTCCATGCGATAAGATATGCTACGGCACAGGCTGAAAATATGATCATGTAGCCCTTGTCGATTCCGTCTACAACTACTGATCCTGATTTTTCCAACTGCTCAAAAAATCCGTCGGGTAATCTTTCGTTGATGTATTGAGGGTATTTTTCCAATAAAGGAATTCCGTCAACCGTGGACCAGGCTTTATGAGCATGATCGAACAATACGCCTGAAGATTTATTAATAATGAATGAACCAATTCCACCCGCCATTCCGCCAATTCCGGTAATGGTTGCAATAGCTTTTTTCGGAAACATATCGCCTACTGTCGAAAAAATATTTGCCGACCAGGCCTGATGTGCTGCTCCTGCAATTCCGATAATTAAAACCGGAATCCAATACGTTAACGAACCTAAAGGTTGTGCTAAAAGGGCCAACAAAGGAAAAAATGCGAAAATCAGCATTGCTTTCATTCTTCCTGAGTAAGCATTCATGCCTTTCTTTTCCACAAAATATTTTGGAAGCCAACCGCCGATGATTGACAATAAAGTAATCATATAAAGAACGAATAATGGTAATGCACTTTGTGTAGAATCCATTTTGTAAACGGAGCTTAAATAAGCCGGAGTCCAGAATAAAAAGAACCACCAAACGCCGTCTGTCATAAATTTTCCAAAGACAAAAGCCCAGGTCTGTCTGTAACTGAAACATTCTTTGAAAGTGAACTTTTTTTCTTCTGCCTTCACAGTATTTTCTTCAGCAGCAAAGTCTTCCTGATCCTGCTGAATATAGGTTAATTCATGCTCGTTAACTTTATGATGTTCGTGAGGTTTTTTGTAGTAGAAAATCCATAATCCCATCCATACAAATCCCAACGCTCCAATGATGATAAATGCCCATTCCCATCCCATGGCTTTTGCAATAAAAGGAATGGTAACCGGTGCTGCCAAAGCCCCAACCGTTGCTCCTGCATTGAAAATACTTGTTGCTAAAGCTCTGTCTTTTTTAGGGAAATATTCCGCTGTAGTTTTAATTGCTGCCGGGAAATTTCCTGCTTCACCAATAGCCAATACGAAACGTGCAAAAATAAATAGCGTTACACTCGTACTGATGATGGCAGAGGTATTGGAAACTGTAGAAATCAATTCTTTAGATCCGTGAAAGCCTGCCAACCAGTTTCCGGTAAGAATTCCTGAAGTTGCAATTCCGCAAAATGCATGTAAAACTGCACCGACAGACCAGATTCCGATTGCCCACAGGAAACCTTTTTTAGTATCCATCCAATCGACAAATTTTCCAGCGAAAAGCATTCCTACTGCATAGAAAATAGAGAATAATGCCGTGATATTTCCATAATCATTATTGTTCCAGTGAAATTCCGGTGCGATAAAATCTTTCCACGTCAAAGATAAAACCTGACGATCAAGATAATTGATTGTTGTTGCAATGAACAGCAAAAAGCATATCGTCCATCTGAAGTTGCTCGGTTTAAGAGACTTAACTGAACTCATATTAATTTTAGAATTAGTTTTGTTTGAATGTTTTTAAGATGTTTCACTCAGCCAGGATCACAAGGTGTTTCCAGTTTTCTTACTCATTATTATTTTAAAGTCTGAATAATTTCCAGCACTTTTACCGTTTCATTTTCTATAGTTGTATAGTCTTTAGCAAGCATTAATTCTTTGCTTACCAATTTGCTTCCCATTCCTACTGCTGAAACACCGGCTTTAAACCAGCTTTCGATGCTTTCTTTAGTGGTATCTACTCCACCCGTCGGCATAAATTTCAGATTGGGGAAAACATCTTTGATCGCACTCATAAATCCGGTTCCTAATGCGTTCCCGGGGAATAGTTTAATGAAAGTAACGCCAGCATTTTCAGCTTCGATAATTTCAGTCGGCGTCATACAACCCGGACTGTACAACAGATCTTTCGGAATCAAAAATTCTGCAACCTCAGCTACGAAACCCGGACTGATAAAGAAATCTGCTCCTACTTTATAGTATTCTTCAGTTTGTTTTATATTTTTTATTGTGCCAATTCCCAACAGCATTTCCGGCATTTCTGCATTACGGATTTCTACCATTTTTGTAAAATTACTTAACGCAGCATCACCACGGCTTGTATATTCCACTGCACGAACTCCTGCTTTGTAAAGTGATCTCAGTATTTCCAGAGTTACTGTTTCATCAGCATTATAGTATAGAGGCAAAACCCCTTGGTTGATGATCGTATTTGTAACCAATTGAATTTTTGTCATTTTGTTGAATTACTTTGTTGAAAATAATCATTGAAGGGGTTTTATCCATCCTTTAGTATGCTGTCCCTTCAAAATTTTATCTTAATCTTTTGTTTTTAATGCGAAGGGCGCAAAGATTTTCTTTTTAGTGCTTGATGTATATTTTCAAGTTCGCAAAGGCGTTTCACTCAGCGAAGTCTACATTTTTTTAGTTTTATCAACAAGCCAATTGCCAAAAGTCAGCTATCTTTTTATTCTTCCGCCTGAACCTCCGTTCATGACTTCCAGAATATCTTCGACACTACTGTAATTGATGTCCCCTAATATGGTATGTTTTATCGCACAGGCTGCATTAGCGAATTTCAATGCTTTTTCGTCATCAAAATTGATTAACCCATAGATCAAACCTGCTGCAAAAGCATCTCCTGTCCCAATTCTATCGACCACAGGATTAACTTCCAACAATTCAGTTTCAAAATAGTTATCGCCAACTAAAGCTCTTCCCTGTGTTTGTTGAGAACTTGCTGTAACACCAATTCTTATTTTGTCGAAAATTTTATGAATAGAAGGAATTTGCTGTTTTAATTCTT of the Chryseobacterium viscerum genome contains:
- a CDS encoding LacI family DNA-binding transcriptional regulator, giving the protein MNKKNATIYDISKKLNVSVATVSRALNDHPRISQATKDLVKKTAKEMNYKQNNLAKALKSGETKNVGIIVPYINTNFFSSVIRGIEEELSPHGYHVIICQSHEDVNIEKRHLNTLLNAQVDGIFMSVSKTTIDTEHIQNILSSTNTPIIFFDRKKDISGISTVTIDDYRGGYMATEHLINEGYRNICHFSGDLNLEIYENRLKGYKQALMDHNLSIKEENIITTGSSIDEGIDAVKKLWDKKSVPDAIFSSSDFAALGACQELKKRKIKIPQEVAVIGFSNEPFTQFMELPISSVDQTPLTMGKMAGQVFIESVKENNSGVSIEKKVVLAPQLYIRKSSKRK
- a CDS encoding UxaA family hydrolase encodes the protein MQKKVLKVNPKDNVAVALVDLARGETVTLGELTYEIIKDTKAKHKFVTEDITVGDSIIMYGVLVGKASQPIRKGEVITTENVKHQSAKVGGKTETTTWTAPNVDKWKDKTFMGYHRDDGQVGTENVWLFFPLVFCENRNVEILKDVFEKELLFEKVTKHQLLLRSLINNSETEAAVEEEQDSRIFKNIVVKFITHQGGCGGIRQDAEALGRLLAGYVNNPNVAGATVLSLGCQNLQVQIFKDALEKISPDNKKPIIVYEQQKSGTVDEMLSGIIKDSYEAIKHANEIERKPASLSKLVLGLECGGSDGFSGISANPVLGQLSDLMAGIGGSTILSEFPELCGVEQELVNRCVKEEDAERFLQLMKDFENSVVAAGSGFDMNPSPGNIKDGLITDAMKSAGAAKKGGSSPINDVLDFTEYIKEPGLNLLCTPGNDVECTTALVGSGSNVVLFTTGLGTPTGNPVVPVVKISSNTSLSERMPDIIDFNTGDVITGEKSIDEKAEELLEFIIEVASGQVKTKAAILNQNDFIPWRRGVSL
- a CDS encoding tagaturonate reductase; this translates as MENQTKQKLNRELNNSQEKLPIKIIQFGGGNFMRGFTDYVIDKLNKEAGFNAGIVNVQPTAGGSVHKLEEQGNLYTLFSRGIKKGEIIDTKQVISAIQKSINPYTNYDEFLALAKEEELEFIFSNTTETGISYDESENNYIGPHKNFPAKLTVLLHERFKHFNGAAGKGVRIIPCELIEDNAFVLRDMILKYARLWNLDPDFAQWINQSNYFHNTLVDRIVPGYPKDDAESYEDQLDYEDQMMVVSETFLLWVIQDAGNVKERIPFDKINEQILVVDDIQPYRLRKVRILNGGHTLMLAPAILSGKETVKESIDDAFIGKFLRETIFNEVNPTLGLDETELKDFAEEVFDRFRNPFIKHYQASIALYFVSKFKVRILPSLLGYVEINQKLPLNLVFSLASLIRFYQGNFGEKSLPINDEESIVAQFKEIWTNGDYGKVAELSLSETTFWDIDLTQVGGLKDAVAKALWEIDHNDVEIAYHNFIQFYS
- a CDS encoding MFS transporter, yielding MSSVKSLKPSNFRWTICFLLFIATTINYLDRQVLSLTWKDFIAPEFHWNNNDYGNITALFSIFYAVGMLFAGKFVDWMDTKKGFLWAIGIWSVGAVLHAFCGIATSGILTGNWLAGFHGSKELISTVSNTSAIISTSVTLFIFARFVLAIGEAGNFPAAIKTTAEYFPKKDRALATSIFNAGATVGALAAPVTIPFIAKAMGWEWAFIIIGALGFVWMGLWIFYYKKPHEHHKVNEHELTYIQQDQEDFAAEENTVKAEEKKFTFKECFSYRQTWAFVFGKFMTDGVWWFFLFWTPAYLSSVYKMDSTQSALPLFVLYMITLLSIIGGWLPKYFVEKKGMNAYSGRMKAMLIFAFFPLLALLAQPLGSLTYWIPVLIIGIAGAAHQAWSANIFSTVGDMFPKKAIATITGIGGMAGGIGSFIINKSSGVLFDHAHKAWSTVDGIPLLEKYPQYINERLPDGFFEQLEKSGSVVVDGIDKGYMIIFSACAVAYLIAWTVMKILVPKYKVISQ
- a CDS encoding bifunctional 4-hydroxy-2-oxoglutarate aldolase/2-dehydro-3-deoxy-phosphogluconate aldolase yields the protein MTKIQLVTNTIINQGVLPLYYNADETVTLEILRSLYKAGVRAVEYTSRGDAALSNFTKMVEIRNAEMPEMLLGIGTIKNIKQTEEYYKVGADFFISPGFVAEVAEFLIPKDLLYSPGCMTPTEIIEAENAGVTFIKLFPGNALGTGFMSAIKDVFPNLKFMPTGGVDTTKESIESWFKAGVSAVGMGSKLVSKELMLAKDYTTIENETVKVLEIIQTLK